One Thermoanaerobaculales bacterium DNA window includes the following coding sequences:
- a CDS encoding sigma-54 dependent transcriptional regulator has translation MRRPRHLTIGEPVAGGAPATASVAPDVIEALAVLACEGDPAALSGDQSSRLLRWVGLTGIEARCAGNGEVAWRSGGGPPGEEVVSGALRVVPLGGRPREGAVWRALLGLLALTASGAGPALAGPDGDAGVHGPSAAAALLRAEVRRVAPSDLAVLVLGETGAGKEVVARAIHRLSGRTGAFVPVNVAAIPRDLLEAELFGSVRGAFTGADRPRQGLVRAAHRGTLLLDEIGDLDLTMQAKLLRVLESGEVRPVGSTTFHAVDARVVSATHRDLRTRMEAGLFRADLYYRLAFAVLRVPPLRERTEDLPLLRRLFADEASRRLGARPCRWSAGAEAALLGYGWPGNVRELRHVVELAVVEAAGGIVTRAMLPLPDTRSPAPQRWTQATADFRRRLLRTTLHRHGGNRTAAARELGISRQTLLYHVRSLGLGGSGSSA, from the coding sequence TTGCGGCGACCGCGGCACCTGACGATCGGCGAGCCTGTCGCCGGTGGCGCGCCGGCGACGGCCTCCGTGGCGCCGGACGTCATCGAGGCGCTGGCCGTGCTCGCCTGCGAGGGCGATCCGGCGGCGCTGAGCGGGGACCAGTCGAGCCGGCTGCTGCGCTGGGTCGGGCTCACCGGAATCGAGGCCCGCTGTGCCGGCAACGGAGAGGTGGCCTGGCGCAGCGGCGGCGGGCCTCCCGGCGAGGAGGTCGTCAGCGGCGCCCTGCGCGTGGTCCCATTGGGCGGGCGGCCTCGCGAGGGAGCGGTCTGGCGCGCGCTCCTCGGCCTGCTGGCCCTGACCGCGTCCGGTGCCGGGCCCGCACTGGCCGGCCCCGACGGGGATGCCGGCGTGCACGGTCCCTCGGCCGCCGCCGCGCTGCTGCGGGCGGAGGTGCGGCGGGTGGCGCCGAGCGATCTCGCGGTGCTGGTCCTCGGCGAGACCGGCGCCGGCAAGGAGGTGGTGGCGCGCGCCATCCATCGCCTCTCGGGCAGGACCGGCGCCTTCGTGCCGGTCAACGTGGCCGCGATCCCGAGAGACCTGCTCGAGGCCGAGCTCTTCGGCTCGGTGCGCGGCGCCTTCACCGGCGCGGACCGCCCGCGGCAGGGGCTGGTGAGGGCCGCCCACCGGGGCACCCTGCTGCTCGACGAGATCGGCGACCTCGATCTCACCATGCAGGCCAAGCTGCTGCGCGTCCTGGAGTCCGGCGAGGTCAGGCCGGTCGGCTCGACCACCTTCCACGCGGTGGATGCGCGGGTGGTCTCGGCCACCCACCGCGACCTCCGGACCAGGATGGAGGCGGGTCTGTTTCGCGCCGACCTGTACTACCGGCTGGCGTTCGCCGTGCTGCGGGTCCCACCGCTGCGGGAGCGGACCGAGGACCTGCCGTTGCTGCGACGCCTGTTCGCGGACGAGGCCTCGCGCCGGCTCGGCGCGCGACCGTGCCGCTGGAGCGCCGGCGCCGAGGCGGCACTGCTGGGCTACGGCTGGCCGGGGAACGTCCGCGAGCTGCGGCACGTCGTCGAGCTGGCCGTGGTCGAGGCCGCGGGCGGCATCGTGACCCGGGCGATGCTGCCGCTCCCGGACACCCGGTCACCGGCTCCCCAGCGGTGGACGCAGGCGACCGCGGACTTCCGCCGGCGGCTGCTCCGCACCACCCTCCATCGCCACGGCGGCAACCGCACCGCCGCGGCCCGCGAGCTCGGCATCTCCCGGCAGACCCTGCTCTATCACGTCCGCAGCCTCGGCCTCGGCGGCAGCGGGTCGTCCGCCTAA
- a CDS encoding FAD-binding protein codes for MGDLPSTLKSLLREFRLGGDLEVHERVDLGAWTTLAIGGLGDLLIRCSTASAGQRAIDLLASHGLRWLVLGAGSRIVAPDRGLRVPLLHLAGELQRWTVEGDGVVAGAGAKLAQLGGSLARYGAPELERLVGEPGSAGADLRAAACGEPSALADTVEWVELARPGAGTTRALAKTSDAAWGTCLSEGRAVVTRIGLRSGHGSASGRSPRVVTARRPVGPLRGRVAPVVFHDPPGGSAAAFLARAGCELLRFGGARVADWSPNAIVTTPPCSAHDVAQLQRLMRERVVERCGVELACRLWFIDEHGARIES; via the coding sequence GTGGGTGATCTGCCGTCGACCCTCAAGAGCCTGCTCCGGGAGTTCCGTCTCGGCGGCGACCTCGAGGTCCACGAACGGGTCGACCTCGGAGCCTGGACCACCCTCGCGATCGGCGGTCTCGGCGACCTCCTGATCCGCTGCAGCACGGCATCGGCGGGCCAGCGGGCGATCGACCTGCTTGCCAGCCACGGCCTCCGGTGGCTGGTGCTGGGTGCCGGGAGCAGGATCGTGGCTCCGGATCGCGGGCTCCGGGTCCCGCTGCTGCACCTCGCGGGCGAGCTGCAGCGCTGGACCGTGGAGGGTGACGGGGTGGTGGCGGGGGCTGGTGCCAAGTTGGCACAGCTCGGCGGCTCCCTGGCACGATATGGAGCGCCGGAGCTGGAGCGGCTGGTGGGGGAGCCGGGCAGCGCCGGCGCCGACCTGCGGGCGGCCGCCTGTGGCGAGCCATCCGCGCTTGCAGACACGGTCGAGTGGGTCGAGCTGGCGCGCCCGGGCGCCGGCACGACCCGGGCCCTCGCGAAGACCAGCGACGCGGCGTGGGGCACGTGCCTGAGCGAGGGCCGGGCGGTGGTCACCAGGATCGGCTTGCGCTCCGGCCATGGGTCGGCGTCGGGCCGTTCCCCGCGCGTGGTGACGGCTCGCCGCCCGGTCGGGCCGCTCCGGGGGCGGGTCGCCCCGGTCGTATTCCACGACCCGCCGGGCGGCTCGGCGGCTGCCTTCCTCGCCCGCGCCGGCTGCGAGCTGCTCCGGTTCGGAGGGGCGAGGGTCGCCGACTGGTCGCCCAACGCGATCGTCACGACCCCTCCCTGCTCGGCGCACGACGTCGCCCAGCTCCAGCGGTTGATGCGGGAGCGGGTGGTGGAACGCTGCGGCGTCGAACTGGCCTGCCGGCTGTGGTTCATCGACGAGCACGGGGCGAGGATCGAGTCGTGA
- a CDS encoding lactate racemase domain-containing protein, which yields MIVRLPFGPDALAIDLRGLRIRSMAPAAPPGPASLPLLVGQALDRPLEGPPLVDLARGRRDATIVVPDATRRVALPEVLPAVLARLAKAGVPLDRVTVMVACGTHPPAGPQELGSLVGSLPPGVAVVQHDARDDATLVQAGTLSDGTSIRLHRRVVEAGLLVTVGGVRHHYFAGFGGGPKMVFPGAAGYREIQANHALVLRRRGGLLERDPGCEPGVLDGNPVADQIARAADLRPPDCALCLVAGSDGRPAFAAAGPWRPAFAAAVEKARAWYETAAHGRFPLAVASGGGAPSDATLIQAHKGLDAACRFLDAGGELLFAAELAGGAGSPDMQPFLDDPRPAAIMARLAERWVQYGHTTLRLVDLTARHRVHLVSRLDPALARRLGFHPASHPSEVLDGWRTARGGDTVAVIAGQPLYPRSQPPA from the coding sequence ATGATCGTCAGGCTGCCCTTCGGACCCGACGCACTCGCGATCGATCTGAGAGGGCTGCGTATCCGGTCCATGGCACCGGCCGCGCCCCCCGGTCCGGCCAGCCTGCCGCTGCTGGTCGGCCAGGCGCTCGATCGACCGCTGGAGGGACCGCCGCTGGTCGACCTCGCCCGCGGCCGCCGCGACGCGACGATCGTGGTCCCGGACGCAACTCGCCGGGTCGCCCTGCCGGAGGTCCTCCCTGCCGTCCTCGCGCGCCTCGCCAAGGCGGGCGTTCCGCTCGACCGGGTGACGGTGATGGTGGCCTGCGGCACCCACCCGCCGGCCGGCCCGCAGGAGCTCGGCTCCCTGGTGGGCTCGCTGCCGCCGGGCGTCGCCGTGGTGCAGCACGACGCGCGCGACGACGCCACCCTGGTGCAGGCCGGCACGCTCTCGGATGGGACGAGCATCCGCCTCCACCGGCGGGTCGTCGAGGCCGGGCTGCTCGTCACCGTCGGCGGGGTGCGGCACCACTACTTCGCCGGGTTCGGCGGCGGCCCCAAGATGGTGTTTCCGGGCGCCGCCGGTTACCGGGAGATCCAGGCCAACCATGCCCTGGTGCTGCGGCGGCGCGGCGGCTTGCTCGAGCGCGACCCTGGCTGCGAGCCCGGCGTGCTGGACGGCAACCCGGTCGCCGACCAGATCGCCCGCGCGGCCGATCTGCGGCCGCCCGACTGCGCGCTCTGCCTGGTCGCCGGGAGCGATGGACGCCCAGCGTTCGCAGCCGCCGGCCCGTGGCGGCCGGCCTTCGCCGCCGCCGTCGAGAAGGCCAGAGCCTGGTACGAGACCGCGGCCCACGGCCGTTTCCCGCTGGCCGTCGCCTCCGGCGGCGGAGCGCCGTCGGACGCGACCCTGATCCAGGCCCACAAGGGCCTCGACGCGGCCTGCCGCTTCCTGGACGCGGGGGGCGAGCTGCTGTTCGCGGCCGAGCTCGCGGGGGGCGCCGGTTCGCCGGACATGCAGCCCTTCCTGGACGATCCGAGGCCGGCCGCGATCATGGCGCGGCTGGCCGAGCGGTGGGTTCAGTACGGGCACACCACGCTGCGGCTGGTCGACCTGACGGCGCGCCATCGGGTGCACCTGGTGTCGCGGCTCGACCCGGCGCTGGCGCGACGGCTCGGCTTCCACCCGGCGAGCCACCCATCCGAGGTCCTCGACGGCTGGCGCACTGCGCGAGGCGGCGACACCGTGGCGGTGATCGCCGGCCAGCCGCTGTACCCGCGTTCCCAGCCGCCGGCTTGA
- a CDS encoding cupin domain-containing protein codes for MKDSSRATLIAPAEAVEVAKLVSVAPAAIVSRVLARSAGGSVTIFAFAAGQELSEHTAPFDALVHVVSGQLGLTIGGTPVPAAAGEMVVMPAGVPHALRAVADTTMLLTMLRDRAEG; via the coding sequence ATGAAGGACTCTTCGCGAGCGACATTGATCGCGCCGGCTGAGGCGGTCGAGGTCGCGAAGCTCGTCAGCGTCGCGCCGGCTGCGATCGTCAGCCGGGTGCTCGCCCGGAGCGCGGGCGGCAGCGTGACGATCTTCGCGTTCGCGGCCGGCCAGGAGCTCTCCGAGCACACGGCGCCGTTCGACGCGCTGGTCCACGTCGTCTCCGGGCAGCTCGGCCTGACCATCGGCGGCACGCCAGTGCCCGCGGCCGCCGGCGAGATGGTGGTCATGCCGGCAGGTGTTCCGCACGCCCTTCGCGCGGTCGCCGACACCACCATGCTCCTGACAATGCTGCGCGACCGCGCCGAGGGCTGA
- a CDS encoding 4Fe-4S dicluster domain-containing protein, whose amino-acid sequence MTVREVVEIDEDLCNGCGDCVPSCAEGAIRIVDGKARLLSDARCDGLGACLGHCPQGAITVVRREADPFDRAAVERHLAAPRSPQVPGRLGGLPVAGQQAAPACPGSRVAAPGLLGPPPARDPENASRLRQWPVQLHLLPPVAPFLADAEVLLAADCVAYAVGGFHRRYLDGRALAIACPKLDTRQEGYVAKLAEMIDHGGIRSLEVMVMEVPCCSGLVRLAREALARAGRRIPLRVSVAGLNGEVSAGPTT is encoded by the coding sequence GTGACGGTCCGCGAGGTGGTCGAGATCGACGAGGACCTGTGCAACGGCTGTGGCGACTGCGTGCCGAGCTGCGCCGAGGGCGCCATCCGGATCGTCGACGGCAAGGCCCGCCTGCTCTCCGATGCTCGCTGCGACGGGCTCGGCGCCTGCCTCGGGCACTGCCCCCAGGGCGCGATCACGGTGGTGCGGCGGGAGGCCGATCCGTTCGACCGGGCGGCCGTCGAGCGCCATCTTGCTGCGCCGCGGTCGCCGCAGGTGCCCGGGCGGCTGGGCGGGCTCCCGGTGGCCGGCCAGCAGGCCGCCCCGGCCTGCCCAGGCTCGCGCGTGGCCGCCCCTGGCCTCCTCGGACCGCCGCCGGCCCGCGATCCCGAGAACGCGTCGCGGCTTCGGCAGTGGCCGGTCCAGCTCCACCTGCTGCCGCCGGTCGCGCCGTTCCTCGCCGACGCTGAGGTCCTGCTCGCCGCCGACTGCGTCGCCTACGCGGTCGGCGGCTTCCACCGTCGCTACCTCGACGGCCGGGCTCTCGCGATCGCCTGTCCGAAGCTCGACACCCGGCAGGAAGGCTACGTGGCGAAGCTCGCCGAGATGATCGATCACGGCGGCATCAGGTCGCTCGAGGTCATGGTCATGGAGGTGCCCTGCTGCAGCGGGCTGGTCCGGCTCGCCCGCGAGGCGCTGGCGCGGGCCGGCCGCCGGATCCCGCTGCGGGTTTCGGTGGCCGGGCTGAACGGCGAGGTGTCAGCCGGGCCAACGACCTGA
- the cmk gene encoding (d)CMP kinase: MKGSTGTVSPHRRRASGKPLIVAIDGPAAAGKSTVAAMLARRLGVPYLDTGAMYRAVAWLALREGMRPPIGPEAAGKIVGLLDAHQLELVQPGSELRVLVDGADIRDEIRSPEVAMMASAVSALPAVRRRLVALQRELGLRRGGVMEGRDITSVVFPDATLRVFLTAAADERARRRHRDLGGGEAPSLDEVRHQQQQRDRQDSTRADSPLHVAEGVLVIDTTDHGPEEVVRRLLEALDAAAEPDP, from the coding sequence GTGAAGGGGAGCACCGGCACCGTGTCCCCCCACCGCCGACGCGCGAGCGGGAAACCACTGATCGTCGCGATCGATGGTCCGGCCGCGGCCGGCAAGTCGACGGTCGCCGCGATGCTCGCCCGCCGGCTCGGAGTCCCGTACCTCGACACCGGCGCGATGTACCGCGCCGTGGCCTGGCTCGCGCTCCGAGAGGGGATGCGGCCGCCGATCGGACCCGAGGCGGCCGGGAAGATCGTCGGCCTGCTCGACGCCCACCAGCTCGAGCTCGTGCAGCCGGGCAGCGAGCTGCGGGTGCTGGTCGACGGCGCCGACATCCGCGACGAGATCCGCAGCCCCGAGGTCGCGATGATGGCGTCCGCCGTGTCGGCCCTCCCGGCGGTGCGGCGCCGGCTGGTCGCGCTGCAGCGCGAGCTGGGCCTGCGCCGCGGGGGCGTGATGGAGGGACGCGATATCACCAGCGTCGTGTTCCCGGACGCCACGCTGCGCGTGTTTCTGACCGCCGCCGCCGATGAGCGGGCGCGGCGCCGGCACCGCGACCTCGGCGGGGGCGAGGCGCCCAGCCTGGACGAGGTGAGGCACCAGCAGCAGCAGCGTGACCGCCAGGACAGCACCCGCGCCGACTCGCCGCTCCACGTGGCGGAGGGCGTGCTCGTGATCGACACCACCGACCACGGCCCGGAGGAGGTGGTGCGGCGACTTCTCGAGGCGCTGGACGCCGCCGCGGAGCCGGACCCTTGA
- a CDS encoding 30S ribosomal protein S1, with product MTSDLGSNDERREAEEREQLSMEELMKRSMQSLREGEVVHGVVVAVTQDEVMIDIGFKCEGSVPVAEFTDPKTGKVTVDVDDDVEVFVERLDEVEGRLRLSRDRATKLKTWRGIEEAYRSGEPVVGKVIERVKGGLSVDIGIRAFLPGSLVDLRPNRRLEDYIGTEVEARIISFDRRRSNVVLSRKAVLEDAQGQIKEATMAELEEGKLVSGAIKNITDYGVFVDLGGLDGLLHITDISWGRVGHPSEYFHVGDEVQVVVLKFDRERERVSLGYKQRFEDPWVLVPEKYPIGKRVTGRVVSIVDYGAFVALEEGVEGLIHVSEMSWTKKVKNPRSILEIDQEVEVVVSEVDADKRRLSLSLRATEANPWERVAETHHVGNRIKGIVRNLTDFGAFVEILPGVDGLVHISDMSWTRRINHPSEVVSKGQEIEAVITSIDALNQRISLSMKELLPNEWEEYANTHGVGDVVSGRTTNITDFGVFVELAPGVEGLCHISEIDREGGLTLAEMFSPGQAVACRILRIDWNENRIGLSMHGIPQDALAAVEAGETVDSAKPAETAMAAALRAGGLVEADAAAVEQEAGSGEAAPAEGPAAEADEGGEAGTDS from the coding sequence TTGACCAGCGACCTTGGCAGCAACGACGAAAGGAGAGAGGCGGAGGAGCGGGAGCAGCTCTCGATGGAAGAGCTGATGAAGAGGTCCATGCAGTCACTGCGCGAGGGGGAGGTCGTGCACGGGGTGGTCGTCGCGGTGACGCAGGACGAGGTGATGATCGACATCGGCTTCAAGTGCGAGGGCTCCGTCCCGGTCGCCGAGTTCACGGATCCCAAGACCGGCAAGGTCACGGTGGATGTGGACGACGACGTCGAGGTGTTCGTGGAGCGGCTCGACGAGGTCGAGGGCCGTCTCCGGCTGTCCCGCGACCGCGCCACCAAGCTGAAGACCTGGCGCGGGATCGAGGAGGCCTATCGGAGCGGCGAGCCGGTCGTCGGCAAGGTGATCGAGCGTGTGAAGGGCGGGCTGTCGGTCGACATCGGGATCCGTGCTTTCCTGCCCGGTTCGCTGGTCGACCTGCGGCCGAACCGCCGGCTCGAGGACTACATCGGGACCGAGGTCGAGGCCCGGATCATCTCGTTCGACCGCCGGCGCTCCAACGTCGTGCTCTCGCGCAAGGCCGTCCTCGAGGACGCGCAGGGGCAGATCAAGGAAGCCACCATGGCCGAGCTGGAGGAGGGCAAGCTCGTCTCCGGCGCGATCAAGAACATCACCGACTACGGTGTGTTCGTGGACCTGGGCGGCCTCGACGGCCTGCTCCACATCACCGACATCTCGTGGGGCCGCGTCGGCCACCCGAGCGAGTACTTCCACGTCGGTGACGAGGTCCAGGTGGTCGTCCTCAAGTTCGATCGCGAGCGCGAGCGGGTTTCGCTCGGCTACAAGCAGCGCTTCGAAGACCCGTGGGTGCTGGTCCCTGAGAAGTACCCGATCGGCAAGCGGGTCACCGGGCGCGTGGTCAGCATCGTCGACTACGGCGCGTTCGTCGCCCTCGAGGAGGGCGTCGAGGGCCTGATCCATGTCAGCGAGATGTCGTGGACCAAGAAGGTCAAGAACCCACGCTCGATCCTCGAGATCGACCAGGAGGTCGAGGTCGTGGTGTCCGAGGTCGACGCCGACAAGCGGCGGCTCTCGCTCTCGCTGCGGGCCACCGAGGCGAACCCCTGGGAGAGGGTGGCCGAGACCCACCACGTCGGCAATCGCATCAAGGGCATCGTGCGCAACCTGACCGATTTCGGGGCTTTCGTCGAGATTCTTCCCGGCGTCGACGGCCTGGTCCACATCTCCGACATGTCGTGGACCCGCCGCATCAATCACCCGTCCGAGGTGGTCTCCAAGGGCCAGGAGATCGAGGCCGTGATCACCTCGATCGACGCTCTGAACCAGCGCATCTCGCTGTCGATGAAGGAGCTCCTGCCCAACGAGTGGGAGGAGTACGCCAACACCCACGGCGTCGGCGACGTCGTCAGCGGACGGACCACCAACATCACCGACTTCGGGGTGTTCGTCGAGCTGGCGCCGGGCGTGGAAGGGCTCTGCCACATCTCGGAGATCGATCGCGAGGGCGGGCTGACGCTGGCGGAGATGTTCAGCCCCGGGCAGGCAGTGGCGTGCCGGATCCTGCGCATCGACTGGAACGAGAACCGGATCGGCCTGTCGATGCACGGGATTCCGCAGGATGCGCTGGCGGCGGTCGAGGCGGGCGAGACCGTGGACTCCGCGAAGCCGGCCGAGACCGCGATGGCGGCCGCCCTGCGCGCCGGCGGGCTCGTGGAGGCGGACGCGGCTGCCGTCGAGCAGGAGGCGGGGAGCGGTGAGGCGGCGCCGGCCGAGGGCCCCGCCGCCGAGGCCGATGAGGGCGGGGAAGCGGGCACCGACAGCTGA
- a CDS encoding HU family DNA-binding protein → MTMTKADLVEMIAERSDLPRKQADEVVQVILDSIIGALSRGEKVELRGFGSFRIRRRGERNGRNPKTGDRVHVPPKRIPYFKPGKHLREELLQ, encoded by the coding sequence ATGACGATGACCAAGGCCGACCTGGTGGAGATGATTGCCGAGCGCTCGGACCTGCCCCGCAAGCAAGCGGACGAGGTGGTGCAGGTCATCCTCGACAGCATCATCGGCGCCCTCAGCCGCGGGGAGAAGGTCGAGCTCCGCGGCTTCGGATCGTTCCGGATCCGGCGGCGCGGTGAGCGCAACGGGCGCAATCCGAAGACCGGTGACCGGGTGCACGTGCCGCCCAAGCGGATCCCCTACTTCAAACCCGGCAAGCACCTGCGCGAAGAGCTTCTGCAGTAG
- a CDS encoding HIT domain-containing protein: METLFAPWRFEYVTNVDRRDREQCIFCRALVAANDRDTLTLLRSSRCFALLNRYPYTSGHCMVAPNLHVCDFESLDDATLADIMVTAKRLMGALRSAYAPHGFNVGLNVGAAAGAGLAEHLHLHVVPRWRGDTNLMGVIGDTRVIPEELGTTFDKVRAAIDAEERR, encoded by the coding sequence GTGGAGACGCTGTTCGCGCCGTGGCGTTTCGAGTATGTGACCAACGTGGACAGACGAGACCGTGAGCAGTGCATCTTCTGCCGGGCCCTGGTCGCGGCGAACGACCGGGACACGCTGACCCTGCTGCGCAGCAGCCGGTGCTTCGCGCTCCTCAACCGCTATCCCTACACCTCTGGTCACTGCATGGTCGCGCCCAACCTGCACGTCTGCGATTTCGAGAGCCTGGACGATGCGACGCTCGCAGACATCATGGTGACCGCGAAACGGCTCATGGGTGCGCTGCGGAGCGCCTACGCGCCCCATGGCTTCAATGTCGGCCTCAACGTCGGGGCCGCCGCCGGCGCCGGCCTGGCGGAGCACCTCCACCTTCACGTCGTGCCGAGGTGGCGGGGCGACACCAACCTCATGGGAGTGATCGGCGACACCCGCGTCATCCCGGAGGAGCTCGGCACGACCTTCGACAAGGTCCGGGCAGCGATCGACGCGGAGGAGCGCAGATGA
- the lpxB gene encoding lipid-A-disaccharide synthase, with protein sequence MRGDPAPSRARILIVAGEVSGDIHAGNLLEALRAVSPGIEAFGIGGERLERAGLDCIARTEQLAHMGLVEVARELPRLRAILRSVVGAAKQRAPQVAVLVDSPDFNLRLAARLQRTGVPVLLYVSPQLWAWRRGRVRTVRRVAREVLCILPFEVPFYDRHGVRARYVGHPLLDDIERDGLLDDLPAQAARRLALLPGSRAMEVRQLLPVMVDALGRLSDDEVCDAVLVEAPGMAAAIDEVLAAHGSDPRLRRVADERRRHAHASCGLAWTASGTATLECAVLGVPMIVGYRLRALSALVARLLVRVPHVALANLIAGDRVAPELLQADWNPERLVSTTRHLLAGGAAGQREALLDVRRRLGAAGASRRAAMAVAEHLGSARG encoded by the coding sequence ATGCGCGGCGACCCGGCCCCGTCGCGAGCCCGGATCCTGATCGTCGCGGGCGAGGTGTCGGGCGACATCCACGCCGGCAACCTGCTCGAGGCGCTGCGCGCCGTCTCGCCGGGGATCGAGGCGTTCGGAATCGGGGGTGAGCGGCTCGAGCGAGCCGGGCTCGACTGCATCGCCCGCACCGAGCAGCTCGCGCACATGGGGCTGGTCGAGGTGGCTCGCGAGCTGCCGCGGCTGCGCGCCATCCTGCGCTCGGTGGTCGGCGCCGCGAAGCAGCGAGCCCCTCAGGTTGCGGTGCTGGTCGACTCGCCGGACTTCAACCTGCGCCTGGCGGCCCGCCTGCAAAGGACCGGGGTCCCGGTCCTGCTCTACGTCTCGCCGCAGCTGTGGGCCTGGCGGCGGGGGAGGGTGCGAACGGTCCGGCGCGTGGCCCGCGAGGTCTTGTGCATCCTGCCGTTCGAGGTCCCGTTCTACGACCGGCACGGGGTCCGCGCACGGTACGTCGGCCACCCCCTGCTCGACGACATCGAGCGCGACGGCCTGCTCGACGATCTGCCGGCCCAGGCCGCACGGCGGCTGGCGCTGCTGCCCGGCTCGCGCGCCATGGAGGTTCGCCAGCTGCTGCCGGTGATGGTCGACGCGCTCGGCCGGCTGTCGGACGACGAGGTCTGCGACGCGGTGCTCGTGGAGGCGCCGGGCATGGCCGCCGCGATCGACGAGGTGCTCGCGGCCCACGGCTCGGACCCGAGGCTGCGCCGGGTCGCCGATGAGCGCAGGAGGCATGCCCACGCCTCCTGCGGGCTGGCGTGGACCGCCTCGGGAACCGCGACCCTGGAGTGCGCCGTTCTCGGAGTCCCGATGATCGTCGGCTACCGGCTGCGGGCGCTGTCGGCGCTCGTCGCCAGGCTGCTGGTGAGGGTGCCGCACGTTGCGCTCGCCAACCTGATCGCCGGCGACCGGGTGGCGCCCGAGCTCCTGCAGGCCGACTGGAACCCGGAGCGCCTGGTGTCGACGACTCGCCACCTGCTGGCGGGCGGAGCGGCCGGCCAACGCGAGGCCCTCCTCGACGTCCGCCGGCGCCTCGGTGCGGCCGGCGCCTCCCGGCGGGCGGCCATGGCGGTGGCCGAGCACCTCGGCTCGGCCCGCGGGTGA
- the rimO gene encoding 30S ribosomal protein S12 methylthiotransferase RimO — MKVRPAALADRAPTEVRVGMISLGCAKNLVDGEVMLGHLARAGARITADAADADVIVVNTCGFIDDAKRESIEAILEVAGGKRRGRVRRLIVAGCMAQAYARELAAEIPEIDTFVGLDELERVVEAVRGELPGHLPDQSGALRLYDHLHPRIVSTAGYAYLKVAEGCDNPCSFCHIPAMRGRFRSRPQDDLVAEARGLEGQGVRELILIAQDTTRYGEDLGLRRGGLRQLVTRLLDETSLPWIRFLYAYPATLDEGLLELMAANPRFLAYLDIPLQHCNRGVLKAMRRGGDGDSYLGLIGRARAGVPSLTLRTTMIVGFPGEGEPEFEELLDFVAAARFDHLGVFCYSWQEENPGAALGDPVSPEVKAERRDRLLAVQQGISLEHNRALVGRAMPAIVAGPLPEMELLTEGRLQRQAPEIDGRLLINDGTAPPGSLVEVEITDAHPYDVVGRLVAVTDCPRPRAVPTLPVRV, encoded by the coding sequence GTGAAGGTTCGTCCCGCTGCCCTGGCTGATCGCGCACCCACCGAGGTTCGGGTGGGGATGATCAGCCTCGGCTGTGCCAAGAACCTGGTCGACGGCGAGGTGATGCTCGGCCATCTGGCGCGGGCCGGGGCCCGGATCACCGCCGACGCTGCCGACGCCGATGTGATCGTGGTCAACACCTGCGGCTTCATCGACGATGCCAAGCGCGAGTCCATCGAGGCCATCCTCGAGGTGGCTGGCGGCAAGCGGCGGGGGCGAGTCCGGCGGCTGATCGTTGCCGGGTGCATGGCGCAGGCATACGCGCGCGAGCTGGCGGCCGAGATCCCCGAGATCGACACCTTCGTCGGCCTCGACGAGCTGGAGAGGGTCGTGGAAGCGGTGCGCGGCGAGCTCCCGGGCCATCTCCCCGACCAGTCCGGGGCACTGCGCCTCTACGACCACCTTCATCCCCGGATCGTCTCAACCGCGGGCTACGCCTATCTGAAGGTCGCCGAGGGGTGCGACAACCCCTGCAGCTTCTGCCACATCCCCGCGATGCGCGGACGGTTCCGGTCGCGGCCCCAGGACGACCTGGTCGCCGAGGCGCGGGGCCTCGAGGGGCAGGGGGTCCGCGAGCTGATCCTCATCGCCCAGGACACCACCCGCTACGGCGAGGACCTCGGCCTGCGGCGGGGCGGGCTGCGCCAGCTGGTGACGCGGCTGCTCGACGAGACGTCGCTGCCCTGGATCCGCTTCCTCTACGCCTACCCGGCGACCCTCGACGAGGGCCTGCTCGAGCTGATGGCGGCGAACCCACGCTTCCTGGCCTACCTCGACATTCCGCTCCAGCACTGCAACCGCGGCGTGCTCAAGGCGATGCGGCGGGGTGGTGACGGCGACAGCTACCTCGGGCTCATCGGCCGGGCACGGGCGGGGGTGCCGTCGCTGACCCTGCGCACGACCATGATCGTCGGGTTCCCGGGCGAGGGCGAGCCCGAGTTCGAGGAGCTGCTCGACTTCGTGGCGGCCGCCCGCTTCGACCACCTCGGGGTGTTCTGCTACTCGTGGCAGGAGGAGAACCCGGGCGCCGCCCTCGGCGACCCGGTCTCGCCGGAGGTCAAGGCCGAGCGCCGCGATCGGCTGCTCGCGGTGCAGCAGGGGATCTCGCTCGAGCACAACCGGGCGCTGGTCGGCCGGGCAATGCCGGCGATCGTGGCCGGTCCGCTCCCCGAGATGGAGCTGCTGACCGAGGGCCGCCTGCAGCGCCAGGCTCCGGAGATCGACGGCCGGCTGCTGATCAACGACGGCACCGCGCCCCCCGGCTCTCTGGTCGAGGTGGAGATCACGGACGCCCATCCCTACGACGTGGTCGGCCGGCTGGTCGCGGTCACCGACTGCCCGCGGCCGCGAGCGGTGCCGACCCTCCCGGTCCGGGTGTGA